In Capsicum annuum cultivar UCD-10X-F1 chromosome 7, UCD10Xv1.1, whole genome shotgun sequence, one genomic interval encodes:
- the LOC107856174 gene encoding ABC transporter G family member 10-like yields the protein MDILPVKVTNPDRYKIEARNLSYKLPPKYNEFECVGKKLATNNKTSTYILKNVNCEAKPGEITAVAGPSGAGKTTLLDILAGNVGPSSVSGYVLVNDQPMKPANFRRISGYVTQDEALFPLLTVEETLMYSARFRLHAGDNKAKDRVTKLLNELGLDHVAGLKVGSESSRTISGGEKRRVAIGVELVHDPAVVLLDEPTSGLDSASAFHVMHLLKSMAKNQGKTIILTIHQPGFRILELFDKAVLLSNGFVLHNGSLHLLEEKLKSTGHFIPQHVNVLEFAIDITDSLAESLHCGESDLEKCETEQESDNVPNKNTNKEVLYSNSPLKEVLILSQRFCRNIFRTKQLFLAKVIQALLVGLILGSIFFNAYNKPKNLELQSQVGFFAFSLTFLLSSNTEALPIFLEERRILMRETSRGAYRIFTYNIANTIVFLPFLFIVALLYAIPVYWLVGLKYEFSAFAFYALVSWMIFAMGNSFVSACSALVPNFLLGMSFIGCLIGAFFLFSGYFISKESIPMFWLFVHYLSLFKYPFECFLINEYGGESGRLKCIQKVDGVCLMYGEQLLTRYGLEESQKWFNIAVMLSFIFGYRFLCFLILWYRSIRNKC from the coding sequence ATGGATATTTTACCTGTGAAGGTAACAAATCCTGATAGATACAAAATTGAAGCCAGGAATCTTTCCTACAAATTACCTCCAAAATATAATGAGTTTGAGTGTGTAGGCAAAAAGTTGGCTACCAACAACAAGACTAGTACTTACATACTAAAGAATGTAAATTGTGAAGCCAAACCAGGGGAAATTACCGCAGTTGCTGGTCCAAGTGGAGCGGGAAAAACAACGTTGTTGGACATACTAGCAGGAAATGTTGGTCCATCAAGTGTTTCTGGTTATGTTCTTGTCAATGACCAGCCTATGAAGCCTGCAAATTTCAGAAGAATATCTGGCTATGTGACACAAGATGAGGCTCTATTCCCTCTTCTTACTGTTGAAGAAACTTTGATGTATAGTGCACGATTCAGGCTTCACGCAGGGGACAATAAGGCCAAAGACAGAGTGACAAAGCTGTTGAATGAGCTTGGTTTGGACCATGTTGCTGGTTTAAAAGTTGGTAGTGAATCCAGCAGGACTATTTCGGGTGGTGAGAAGCGTAGAGTGGCAATTGGGGTGGAATTAGTCCATGATCCTGCTGTTGTTCTGCTTGACGAACCAACTTCAGGTCTTGATTCTGCTTCAGCTTTCCATGTAATGCATCTGTTAAAATCCATGGCTAAGAATCAAGGTAAGACAATTATACTAACCATCCATCAGCCTGGCTTTCGAATTCTTGAACTTTTCGATAAAGCTGTGTTGCTGTCAAATGGCTTTGTTCTTCACAATGGATCTTTGCATCTTCTTGAAGAGAAACTCAAGTCCACTGGGCATTTCATCCCTCAACATGTCAATGTGCTTGAATTTGCTATTGATATAACAGACAGCCTTGCTGAAAGCCTGCATTGTGGAGAAAGTGACTTAGAAAAATGTGAAACGGAACAAGAAAGTGACAATGTGCCTAACAAAAACACCAATAAGGAAGTTCTATACTCAAATTCTCCACTGAAGGAGGTACTAATTCTGAGCCAGAGATTCTGCAGGAACATTTTCAGAACCAAACAACTTTTCTTGGCAAAGGTAATCCAAGCATTACTTGTGGGGCTAATTTTGGGATCAATATTCTTCAATGCATATAACAAACCAAAGAATTTGGAGCTGCAATCTCAAGTTGGATTCTTTGCTTTTAGTCTCACATTCTTGCTGTCATCCAACACGGAAGCTCTACCGATTTTCTTAGAAGAAAGAAGAATCCTAATGAGGGAAACATCTAGGGGAGCCTACAGAATTTTCACCTACAACATAGCAAACACTATAGTGTTCCTTCCTTTCCTTTTCATAGTGGCTCTTCTCTACGCTATACCGGTATACTGGCTAGTCGGATTGAAGTACGAATTCAGTGCATTCGCGTTCTATGCTCTGGTGTCATGGATGATTTTCGCAATGGGGAATTCATTCGTGTCAGCCTGTTCTGCACTAGTGCCAAATTTCCTCCTGGGAATGTCATTTATCGGTTGCCTAATAGGTGCATTTTTCCTGTTCTCGGGGTACTTTATATCAAAGGAATCAATTCCCATGTTCTGGCTATTTGTGCACTATCTGAGTCTGTTTAAGTACCCGTTCGAATGTTTCTTGATTAATGAGTATGGAGGAGAGAGTGGGAGACTCAAGTGCATACAGAAAGTTGATGGAGTGTGCTTAATGTATGGTGAACAGTTGTTGACGCGATACGGTTTGGAGGAGTCACAGAAGTGGTTTAACATAGCTGTTATGTTAAGTTTCATCTTTGGTTATAGGTTTCTATGTTTTCTGATTCTCTGGTATAGATCTATCAGAAATAAATGTTGA